The following is a genomic window from Pirellulaceae bacterium.
TAGCACGCAGAGGCAGGTAGGGAGGCTGGCCGGTAATCGAGACCGAGTCGGTCGACAAGCTATATTCGAATCAGGAAACGGGGTTCGGCTGATACGGTTCCACCCGGAAACATTCGAACCCCCTCAAACGACCATTCCATTTTTTTCCTTCACGATTTGCGTTCGCCGTCCCTAAGAAATACGATGTCAACATCACGCCCGAAGCACGACCGCCGGACGATTTGCCAGTCCGACACCTGAATCCGACATCCGCCTGCCCAACCAAGGACCTGCCATGACACCCCGCCTGCAGTTGTTCGCTTCTGTTCTGCTGCTTTTAATTTCCCAACTGACATTTGCAGCCGACTGGCCCCAATGGCGAGGCCCGGATGGACAAGGGCATTCCCAGGCAACGAATCTCCCTCAGTCATGGAGCGAAACAGAACACATCACCTGGAAAACCGACATTCCTGGCAGGGGCTGGTCGTCGCCTGTGATCGGGAACGGTCAGATCTGGCTTACCACCGCGGAAATCGACGAGTCGAATCCTGAAGAACGAAAACTCCGTCTGAAGACGATTGCCAACTCGCAGCCTGTCACAATTGCTGACCATGTGGATCTCCGAGCCGTTTGTTTGGACCAGGAAACGGGTCGCATGTTGCACAACGTGATTTTGATCGGCGAGGACCAACCGGACGCGATCCACACGCAAAACAGTTACGCAACTCCAACCCCCTTGCTCCATGATGGGCGACTTTTTTGCCACTTCGGAACCCATGGGACTGCTTGCATCGATACGTCAACCGGGCACACCATCTGGACCAATCGCGAACTGCGTCTGAACCACGAGAATGGTCCCGGTAGCACTCCTGTTTTATTCGATGATCTCATCATGTTTCATTGTGACGGGAGCGATGTTCAATACATTGCTGCTTTACGTCAAAGCAACGGAGAGTTGGCCTGGAAAACGAAAAGATCAGGCGATCTCAACTCCAACCCACAACTCCAGAAATCCTATGCCACGCCGCTGGTGGTCAGCATCGACGAGCAACCGGTGCTGATTTCGCCAGCGGCAGATTGGGTTTACGGTTATGATCCAGCTACAGGCAGCGAGCTTTGGAAAGTAAAATACGGAGAATTAGGTTTTTCCAATTCAGCAAGACCTTTATTCCACGGTCAAAAATCTTACATTTGCACCGGCTTCATGAAATCCAAGTTACTGGCCATTGATCATTCAAACCCAATGTCTCCTCAAATTGCCTGGACCTTCAACAAACAGGTAAGCGAGGTTCCGTCACCTCTATTGATCGATGACTTGCTTTACTTCATCAGCGATGACGGTGGCATCGTAACCTGTGTTGACTCTGCCGATGGCAATCAAGTTTGGCAACACCGGATTGGTGGAAGCCATTGGGCTTCGCCGCTATACGCGGACGGGAAAATCTTTTTCTTTAGCAAGGAAGGTGAAACGGTGGTCATCCGTCCGGGAAGAACTTTTGAAGAGCTGGGCCGTGCCCAACTCGATGGCAGGATTATGGCGTCACCAGCAGCCGTAGACGAAGCTCTTTTTCTGCGGACGGACCGTTCTCTTTATCGAATCGAAAACCGTTGACCATCACCGATCCGATGGCTCTCGCAGCTGCTTTTATCAAAGGAGATAGACGATGACTCTGATCGACCCATTGAACCCAAACGGTATCTCCCGTCGACAAACGCTTCAAGGTCTGGCCGCCGCAGCCGCTGGGGTTTCTGCGGCCCTTGCGAGTCAACGGGAGGCCGCATCTCAAATCGACGGCAAGATAAATCGCGGCAGCGCACCAATACGCATTCGCAAAGTACGGGCCATCGCTACCGCTCCACAATCGATTCGATTGGTCGTGGTAAAGGTTGAAACCACCGAACCGGGCCTCTACGGCCTCGGATGCGCCACCTTCAACCAACGGCCGCTAGCCGTGGTTGAGGCCGTCAACAAATATCTCGATCCGTTCGCTAAAAACCGAGCGGTCGACAACATTGAGGATTTATGGCAAACCGCCTACACAAGCTCCTATTGGCGTAACGGCCCGGTCTTAAACAATGCCTTAAGCGGCCTGGACATGGCCCTGTGGGACATCAAGGGCAAACGCGCCGGAATGCCGATCTATCAATTACTCGGTGGCAAGTCGCGTTTCGCGGTTGACTGCTATGCTCACGCAAGCGGCGACAATGAGAAAGAACTTGAGGAAAGCGTACGGCGGTTGGCGGCGAAAGGTTTTCGGCACATTCGCATCCAACTCGGTGCTTACGGGTCTCCGCACTTATCCAAAAATCCTGACTTCCGTACGGCTGGATTCGGACAGCCGCAAGATACGCACATGGACTCCGCGGCCTACCTTCAGGCAATGCCTAAAATATTCGAACATATGCGAAAACAATTTGGAAACGAGATTGAATTGTTGCACGACGTGCATGAACGAATTCAGCCGATTGAAGCCATTGGCTTACTGAAACAGTTAGAGCCTTATAAACCGTTTTTCATCGAAGACCCATTGGCGCCAGAACAGAACGGATATTTCCCTCAACTACGGCAGCAAACCGCATGCCCGATCGCCATGGGTGAATTGTTCAACAATCCACACGAATGGGTTGGCTTGATTACAGATCGCCTGATCGATTTCATTCGCGTCCACATTTCTCAGATTGGCGGCCTCACACCCGCGCGTAAACTTGCAACACTTGCCGAGTGTTTTGGAGTGCGAACTGCCTGGCATGGCCCCGGTGATGTGTCACCGGTTGGGCACGCTTGCAACGGACACTTAGATTTGACGGTCCACAACTTCGGCATCCAAGAGGCTCCGAGCTTCACGGATGCCATGAAAGAAGTCTTCCCTGGCAGCCCGGAAGTAAAAAACGGTTACATGCATGTGAACGAAGCGCCTGGATTCGGCGTCGACATCAACGAAACATTGGCTGCGAAATATCCCCTGCCGCAAGACCCAGGTTATTGGGAACCAGTCCGTCGCCGAGATGGCACAGCGGTTCGCCCTTAATCGATCAAAGGATACAAACATGAAGCGTCGAACGTTTCTACAAACGACCGCGGCTTCTGCTGCCTTCGCACTGCAGTCGCTCCACGCCGAAACGACCACGAAACGCCGTATTAAGGTCGGGCAAATTGGCACCAAGCACGCTCACGCAAGTGGACAGATCGGAACCTGTCGCCAAATGCCTGATCGGTACGAAGTGGTCGGTGTGGTTGAATCGGATGAGAGCCGTCGCAAACAAGTTGAAAATCAAAATGCGTATCGCGGTGTACCCTGGCTATCAGAACAAGAACTATTGGACACGCCCGGATTACAGGTCGTCGCTGTCG
Proteins encoded in this region:
- a CDS encoding PQQ-binding-like beta-propeller repeat protein, whose amino-acid sequence is MTPRLQLFASVLLLLISQLTFAADWPQWRGPDGQGHSQATNLPQSWSETEHITWKTDIPGRGWSSPVIGNGQIWLTTAEIDESNPEERKLRLKTIANSQPVTIADHVDLRAVCLDQETGRMLHNVILIGEDQPDAIHTQNSYATPTPLLHDGRLFCHFGTHGTACIDTSTGHTIWTNRELRLNHENGPGSTPVLFDDLIMFHCDGSDVQYIAALRQSNGELAWKTKRSGDLNSNPQLQKSYATPLVVSIDEQPVLISPAADWVYGYDPATGSELWKVKYGELGFSNSARPLFHGQKSYICTGFMKSKLLAIDHSNPMSPQIAWTFNKQVSEVPSPLLIDDLLYFISDDGGIVTCVDSADGNQVWQHRIGGSHWASPLYADGKIFFFSKEGETVVIRPGRTFEELGRAQLDGRIMASPAAVDEALFLRTDRSLYRIENR
- a CDS encoding enolase C-terminal domain-like protein codes for the protein MTLIDPLNPNGISRRQTLQGLAAAAAGVSAALASQREAASQIDGKINRGSAPIRIRKVRAIATAPQSIRLVVVKVETTEPGLYGLGCATFNQRPLAVVEAVNKYLDPFAKNRAVDNIEDLWQTAYTSSYWRNGPVLNNALSGLDMALWDIKGKRAGMPIYQLLGGKSRFAVDCYAHASGDNEKELEESVRRLAAKGFRHIRIQLGAYGSPHLSKNPDFRTAGFGQPQDTHMDSAAYLQAMPKIFEHMRKQFGNEIELLHDVHERIQPIEAIGLLKQLEPYKPFFIEDPLAPEQNGYFPQLRQQTACPIAMGELFNNPHEWVGLITDRLIDFIRVHISQIGGLTPARKLATLAECFGVRTAWHGPGDVSPVGHACNGHLDLTVHNFGIQEAPSFTDAMKEVFPGSPEVKNGYMHVNEAPGFGVDINETLAAKYPLPQDPGYWEPVRRRDGTAVRP